A window from Staphylococcus succinus encodes these proteins:
- a CDS encoding L-cystine transporter produces the protein MLLTILNIIIFVAFLIVLYAMNKRHVSFPKRVFTALGIGIVYGIVIHLIYGVDSSITKQTTDWFSIVGDGYIALLQMIVMPLIFISIVSAFTKIKIGDKFAKIGIYIFTFLIGTVAIAAIVGIISALVFGLDASTIDLGNAESSRGSEIASQAKDMSANTLPQQILELLPSNPFLDFTGQRTTSTIAVVIFAAFIGFAFLRVMRKQPESGNLLKRGIDALYALVMAIVTFVLRLTPYGILAIMTSTIATSDFAAIWTLGKFVIASYVALIVMYIIHLVIISGIGLNPVTFVKKTGEVLLFAFTSRSSAGSLPLNVQTQTNRLGVPDGIANFAASFGLSIGQNGCAGIYPAMLAVMVAPAAGVEVNLQFILTVIGVVVISSFGVAGVGGGATFASILVLSTLNLPVALAGVLISVEPLIDMGRTALNVNDSMLAGTGTAKLTNNLDKETYNSNEYGEITANS, from the coding sequence ATGTTATTAACTATTCTAAACATTATTATTTTCGTGGCCTTCCTCATCGTATTATATGCAATGAATAAAAGACATGTTTCATTTCCAAAACGTGTCTTTACTGCATTAGGTATCGGTATCGTTTACGGTATTGTCATCCATCTTATTTACGGTGTGGACTCTAGCATAACTAAACAGACAACAGACTGGTTTAGCATCGTTGGAGATGGCTACATCGCATTACTACAAATGATAGTCATGCCATTAATCTTTATTTCTATCGTGTCAGCATTCACTAAAATTAAAATTGGCGATAAATTTGCTAAAATTGGTATTTATATTTTCACATTTTTAATTGGTACAGTTGCCATTGCGGCAATTGTAGGTATTATTTCAGCACTTGTATTTGGCTTAGATGCTTCAACAATCGATTTAGGAAATGCTGAAAGTTCACGTGGTAGTGAAATCGCAAGCCAAGCTAAAGATATGTCAGCCAATACATTACCTCAACAAATCTTAGAATTATTGCCAAGTAATCCATTCTTAGATTTCACAGGTCAACGTACGACATCAACCATTGCAGTCGTTATCTTTGCCGCATTCATTGGTTTCGCCTTTTTACGTGTTATGCGTAAACAACCAGAAAGTGGTAATTTATTAAAACGTGGTATAGATGCTCTATATGCCTTAGTGATGGCAATTGTAACGTTTGTCTTACGCTTAACACCTTATGGTATTTTAGCTATTATGACATCAACTATTGCGACAAGCGACTTCGCCGCCATATGGACGCTAGGTAAATTTGTAATAGCATCTTATGTAGCGTTAATCGTTATGTATATTATTCATCTCGTGATTATTTCTGGTATTGGATTAAATCCTGTTACATTCGTTAAGAAAACTGGGGAAGTCTTACTTTTCGCCTTTACTTCTCGTTCAAGTGCAGGTTCTTTACCACTTAATGTACAAACACAGACAAATCGTTTAGGCGTCCCAGATGGCATTGCAAACTTCGCCGCTTCATTCGGTTTATCTATTGGTCAAAATGGCTGTGCTGGTATTTATCCAGCAATGCTAGCTGTTATGGTCGCTCCAGCAGCTGGTGTTGAGGTTAATCTACAATTTATATTAACGGTCATCGGCGTCGTTGTGATTAGTTCATTCGGAGTTGCTGGCGTAGGTGGCGGTGCAACATTTGCATCTATCTTAGTACTTTCAACATTGAATTTACCAGTTGCACTTGCAGGTGTACTTATCTCTGTAGAACCATTAATTGATATGGGACGTACGGCGTTAAATGTAAATGATTCTATGCTAGCAGGTACAGGTACTGCAAAACTCACAAATAATTTAGACAAAGAGACTTACAATTCAAATGAATACGGTGAAATTACTGCCAATAGTTAA
- the nfsA gene encoding oxygen-insensitive NADPH nitroreductase, with the protein MSEHVYNLLKKHHSVRSFKKEPISEEHIKQLVEAGQSASTSSYLQTYSIVGVQDPEIKEDLKEVSGQPYVVENGYLFVFVMDYYRHSIINEESKSNMETSFESAEGLLVGTIDATLVAQNIAATAEDMGYGIVYLGSLRNDIERVREVLNLPEHTFPLFGMALGVPEDDEDGSPKPRLPFEHVFHQDRYNTDKEQQREALKLYDQTVSEYYQARTNGERSETWSNQISNFMSSKQRLDMLEQLNKAGFIKK; encoded by the coding sequence ATGTCTGAACATGTTTATAACTTATTAAAAAAACATCATTCGGTGAGAAGTTTTAAAAAAGAGCCAATTTCAGAAGAGCATATTAAACAACTTGTAGAAGCAGGGCAAAGCGCATCTACATCTAGCTATTTACAAACTTATTCTATCGTTGGTGTACAGGATCCTGAAATTAAAGAAGATTTAAAAGAAGTTTCGGGTCAACCATATGTTGTGGAAAATGGTTACTTATTTGTTTTTGTAATGGATTATTACAGACATTCTATCATTAATGAAGAATCAAAAAGTAATATGGAAACATCATTTGAATCAGCAGAAGGTTTACTTGTAGGAACAATTGATGCAACTTTAGTAGCACAAAATATTGCAGCTACAGCTGAAGACATGGGCTATGGAATCGTTTATTTAGGTTCTTTAAGAAATGATATAGAAAGAGTTAGAGAAGTATTAAATTTACCTGAGCATACTTTCCCACTTTTTGGTATGGCACTGGGTGTACCAGAAGATGATGAAGATGGTAGTCCTAAACCACGTTTACCGTTTGAACACGTTTTCCATCAAGATAGATATAATACTGACAAAGAGCAACAACGAGAAGCGTTAAAATTATATGACCAAACAGTAAGTGAATACTATCAGGCACGTACGAATGGTGAACGTTCTGAAACATGGTCTAATCAAATTTCTAACTTTATGAGTTCTAAACAAAGATTAGATATGTTGGAACAATTAAATAAGGCCGGCTTTATTAAAAAATAG